The Entelurus aequoreus isolate RoL-2023_Sb linkage group LG08, RoL_Eaeq_v1.1, whole genome shotgun sequence genome segment TCATTTGACTTCAAAGGAACACAGAAAAAGGAAAacctttctatttttttttcttctttaattaAACAAGCAGAGGAGTCTTGCTGTGAAAAGGCCATGTTGTCCTTTTATGACACACAGCTAGAAgacgcgtgtgtgcgtgtgtgagtgtgctCTTATCTGAGGACTAAATGTCATGCTGTTGATAAGCGTCCTGCGTGTGAAGCTGAGAAACGAAAAGAAGCTTCCACGTATGACGCTGACCTCAGCGCGCTCGCCTCTGATTGGACGATCAACTTGTGATTGCCAAAAATATTCTCGCAACAAAGCGACACAAAGGGACGCAATTTGCGACCTTTTTTGGTACCTTAGTGGGTGACTAACCTGGAGGTAAGGTACCTAAAGCCAGACATAACCCTGCACGTTGATTAGTGACTCACAGAAGCGGCTGCATGGTGAATGGACAAAGACAAAGACATATTGAACATGTTTATTGTCCTGTATGAGCGTTTAGATGTCTTACAGTGGAAGTGGGGAACGACATTTATTTGACAAAGGACAACAAGGACACATTTGAGTTCAAAAAATGGGTCAAGATGTTGCCGTATGTTTTTGGGTGCCCTCAGTAGCAGCGCAGGAAGAAGGTGTTGCATGCCGCCCCCCGCAGACAGTCGCACAGTCGGCCAAATCGGGGCCCATGTTTCATCGCGCAGCGCTCGccaacatcacactgtgacacacaAACGTGCTTCTTTTAACACACAGTAAGGAACACTGTATGTTTGCcttattcctgtgagaatcctgcgtgtgactgaagcatccAGGACtagctcaaacaaccaccaggtagcatcatCATAccaggtcggtagtgcattcttcacccATGCATAAAGTGAAGGATGAGGCAAAAATGACAGCGGTGCATACTCTACTCTACACAAACACATTTGATTGACAGGTGTCGCTCACGTCCTCACCCGCGGGATGAAGCTGGCCTTCTTCTCCACTGAGAGGCCCACTCTGCTTTCCGCCTCGTCCACGAAAGCCTGCAGCGCCTCTGCctgcatggacacacacacacacacacacacacacacacacacacacacacacacacacacacacacacacacacacacacacacacacacacacacacacacacacacacacacacacacacacacacacacacacacgatgacAACAAGCTGACAGTACATTATctttgtcagctgctggtgtgaaaaaacaatttaaggaATCACTTTGTTGACATTATTGCTGCCAAGCAGTCACAATAATAAAATCAATACctttgataatttttttaaatgaaaagtgcacgTAAATACATGCTAAGCCAGCGGGTTACACAACAGCaccaaaataaatgaaaaaaaacaaaaacaagcagtTGTCACATTTGATAACAAGAGAAGACTACCTGTCCTGGCCCCGCCCTCAACACTCCCATAGTGTTCATTTCTAGAACCCTCTCATTAAAacactaaaataaacaaaaggcccgAGGCTTCTTATTAAtcaattgattttattttattttatttttgccggAGAGCCTAAGGATTGCACAGATcgcgtacatttaaaaaaaaaaaaaaaggttaaagacagggcagcacggtgatgCAGTGGTTAGCGCTCGTTCTTCTCATCATGTTTACTCTTATgtttcttatttttattgtgttattttttattttggatgggtggatctttattgtcattgcacaagtacaaataaatgttgttagggaccacaatggaaacaagccttttggctttttgtgccatccatttgcctttttaaagcattacatggattaaattctttaagatgtcaataatacttctcaatcaatcaaaaaaggggTTAAtgctggtgcctcacaataagaagatcCTGGGTTCGACTCCCAGTCTCGGGGTCTTTccgtgtgaagtttgcatgttctccctgtgactgcatgggttctctccggatactccggcttcctcccacctccaaagacatgcacctggggataggttggcaacactaaatggaccctagtgtgtgaatgtgagtgtggatgttgtctgtctatctgtgttggccctgtaatgaggtggtgacttgtccagggtgtaccccgccttccgcccgaatgcagctggcatAGTATTATTCATatcttatttttatatattttttaatgtttcagATGGCGTTAATTTTACTTATTCTCCAGTATAGACGCCTTAAAGATGGCATTTTTCCTtcatcctcagtgccatgccatgttttttttattgtcaatagaGCTGTGTGCGCAGTGCATCTGGaatgtattcacagcgcttttTCTTTTTCgacatgttatgttacagccttattccaaaatgggatAGTATAAATTTGCCTTCAAAATTCTgcaaacaataccccataacgacaatgtgaaatgtttttttaaattatttttatttagcaaatttattgaaaataaaagaataaaaaatcATATAGTGGGAGACTAGTGAAGATAGAGAGaacgatgaatgcagcaatgaacAGAGACATCATGGAGGAAaatcaacacttcccatccaacctggtggataatttttaatccactttgtatcctttttatggcGTTGCCCCTGttcttttaaattgaattgttgttttacttcacctatgttttgtgcaGCGTTTTGTGATTTTATccgtgaaaagtgctttataaataaaatttacttacttacttattaggtgttgcaaagaggaatgggcgaaaatgccaaaggtgcatcaacaaagaatacttatgtacatgtgtttttttattttttatttatttgcgaaaaaaattcaaaaatatcttttcacattgtcattatgtggtattgtctgtagaattttgagaacaaaaatgaacttattccattttggaataaggctgtaacatagcaaaatgtggaAACAATTATTCCATTTCTGGATGCACTATTCGTTTGTATGTTGTGTTTTCATCCCTCctttctttttttactgtaaagcactagcgctgtataaataaagtttgattgattgatttacaatttaaaaaaacgagacaaaaacgtcccccaggccacactttggacagccctgctcATGACTCACCATGTCCACCTTGGCCAGTCCCAGGATGGGATCATCAGGCGCGGTGCCCGGAACCTGAGCGTCGGCCGACCTTTGACCCTGACAGAAGGACGTCAGCGTGGACAGGCAGACGGACAGAAGAAAGACCAGACGCATGCTCTCCATCACCACAAAGTCTAGATGTGCTGAAACAAAAAAGGGAAGAATAGCACCAGGAATAAGACACGTCAAACATCTTCTCATCCACCTTCTCGTTTGGcgtcttctacttcttcttcttctgcagcTCTGAAGTGCTCCTGGCACGGGTCCCCTCCGCCGCCTTTATGAGCTGCTCTCGCCTCCCGCCGCCGTCATTCGTCACGTTTTCAAGACGTCGCGTCGCTGCCCCCTGATGGATGATGATGCTCGTCGCTCATTAATATTCAACAAGTGTTTACATGCCGCACAGGTTAGAGGTCAaacacggtgtgtgtgtgtatgtgtgtgtgtgtcttctggcaatgcttacttaatggggacatcactctgtttacacagtcacctttaggggacctctgacggtatggggacaaataaacaggtcccctaaagggaaacctttttaaatgatagtcagatccattctgactATCTGACTGGGTTGGTTAAGTAGAACAGTTGTTTATGttctttatgttcaatgttgttaaaaatgaaaagtaaaaataaatgtttaaatgactttgtattttatttctgtggtttaaggtaagataagataatcctttattgatcccacaacagggaaatttgggttactttgtttacgtgtttcaaatactggtaaaagagaaaattaaattttttgaaaagtgaaacatttgttatcctggcattaatagtactgtgattctgtaggGTATCCACCCTTAGTTAAAACtattatatttttccaaaaacaaaatctggtttaatgttccttaggatgacatttttatACAGCAcggttataaaacattattattcacattcagaattttccatccttctatatatggtagttggagttgcagacaacttcattactgctaaatagcagttttcagtaatgtcacagaagatgcaggatttgctttaacatttaaatggtgaaacttcctataagaggacagctgtagtgctgtattctgaggatcatgtcatatttaatttgaacttttttttttttttaatggtcctcagtagacacgtacaaatttgtgtgaattatgcaaaattatttaaatttggtccttatgaaccatattaactatttttccccagggtccccagtaagaatgatcagcacattacttcatcaatccagagatttaaagacgtgtatgagctaactgggcagtggccattttacctcatttgttttatgcctccacaacctgtagaaagggtggtccccacaagtgatgatcaaaaacttggtccccattccaaatgacaaccagtgtgtgtgtgtgtgtgtgtgtgtgtgtgtgtgtgtgtgtgtgtgtgtgtgtgtgtgtgtgtgtgtgtgtgtgtgtgtgtgtgtgtgtgtgtgtgtgttaagaaaGGAGGATCAATAGTCAGCCAatcacacttcttaaactttttaAATGTCTTGTTTCAATTAGCTTGGACCAATTGCGTGGGACGACGGTGATCATTGGACGTTTATGCAAACATAAAACAGGAGAAAGAAAGACTTTGGAGATGTCGCTCTCGACCTCCACTTTTTCAAGCGGAGGTCGAGGACGACATCTCCCGTGTGCCCATTATTCATGACATGAAAGATGAAAGGAGGACGTTTTGACCTCCTTAAGAAAAATGAGACTCGGTCAAATTATTCAGCACCGAAATATTAGAAAAAAACAACGAGTTGTCACATTTGATAAGAGAAGACTTCCTGTCTTGGCCCCACCCACAACACTCCCGTAGTGTTCACTTCTAGAACCTTCTCATTAAAacactaaaataaacaaaaggcccgAGGCTAAACCCCCCCGCGTCCATCATTATCCGTCAAcactgggtgtgtgggtgtgcgtgtttgtgtgtgtgtgtgtgtgtgtgtgtgtgtgtgtgtgtttgagtcaACACAAGACAATTAAAGGCTGACCTCTGACCCCTCATTAGACTTGTTGCGTGGAAAAAAACGACGGCGTCTGGAAGTGAACACATTGTATTTAATGTCTCATTCTCATGTCAACATTTGTCTTATTAGGAAAATAAACTTTTCAAATATTTTACCAGCCAACATGGAGACAATCATCATTTAAAAAAgattcagcacacacacacacacacacacacccacacacacacacacacacacacacacacacacacacacacacacacacacacacacacacacacacacacacacacacacacacacacacacacacacacacacacacacacacacacacacacacacacacacacacacacacacacaggtggccTATTTCCCTCTTGATATCTGGTGTgcttttatttacacatacaaatgTTTGCTGTCATAAATCCACGCAGATCAGTCGGTGTCCTCCCACTGGACACAAAGTCAGTGCGGCTCCAGCGCATGAACTGTGACTTTTGTCTCACAGTGAGTGGTGCACAATCACCGCCATCATCAGCATCCCATCCTGCACATAGGAAGTCACAAAAAATCTCAGCATAATTGCTCTGACCATGTCAGCATATCAAATATGTCGGCATGAACACATTTAGCATGTTAGGGTTTAGCACGTTATCACCAACACATATAGCATGTTGGCATTAACATGGTTAGCATGTTGGCATTAACATATTTATACTGATATTATAAACATACTAAGTATGTTGGCATGAACACATTTAGCATTTTAAGATTTAGCCTGTTAGCAAGAACACAGTTAGCATTTTGGAATGAACATATTTACCCTTTTTATATATGTAACATTAAcatttagcattttagcatgaacATATTTATCATGTTGGCATTAACagatttgttcttgtttttgcgaCGAGATGGCGACTTAGCCAGGGTGTACCCCAATttccgccctaatgcagctgggataggctccagccccccatgacccagagagggacaagcagtagaaaatggatatatggaTGGCATGAACACATTTTTCTTGTTATCATGAGTATGATTCGCATGTTAGCATGAACCTATTTAGCATTTTGGCAtgaacacattttgcatgtttacatGAATATATTTAGCATTTTGGCATGAACacatttagcatgtttacatgaGCATGTTTAGCATAAACACATTTAGCATTTAGGCATGAACACATTTTGCATTTTTAAACTAACATGTGTAGCATATTAGCATTTTACATATTGACATGTTAACATAAAGCATTTGGCAAGTCGgaaataacacattttgcttgTTTGCATATTTAGCTAGTTAGCATGAATGCATTTGGCATGTGGACATTAACACATTTTGCTTGTTTACATACCCATGTTTAGCATATTAGCATTTTAGATATTAACATGAAACATCTAGCATgtcggaattaacacattttgctTGTTTGCAtacttagcatgttagcatgaacGCACTTAGCATGTCGACATTAACACATTTTGCTTGTTTACATTAATATATTTAGCATTTTGGCATAAACAgatttagcatgtttacatgaACATGTTTAGCATAAACACATTTAGCATTTAGGCATGAACACAttttgcatttttaaattaacatGTGTAGCATATTAGCATTTTACATATTGACATGTTAACATAAAACATTTAACAAGTCGgaaataacaca includes the following:
- the cart4 gene encoding cocaine- and amphetamine-regulated transcript 4 isoform X2, which codes for MESMRLVFLLSVCLSTLTSFCQGQRSADAQVPGTAPDDPILGLAKVDMAEALQAFVDEAESRVGLSVEKKASFIPRCDVGERCAMKHGPRFGRLCDCLRGAACNTFFLRCY